A single region of the Neodiprion pinetum isolate iyNeoPine1 chromosome 5, iyNeoPine1.2, whole genome shotgun sequence genome encodes:
- the LOC138190974 gene encoding uncharacterized protein isoform X2, with amino-acid sequence MGFVFTRAGVLCIRHSRSTRRGNESNGAVIRSPGDYKSHMNKNGIYGGEAELAAAADIFKICLIMYREEQIHPHRIGSQNETQLSLLFTGDGDSGHFDVLQNQNKIQISKGQPGFTMTMEKGEVSSSRQGDEDGGWSEVSQKKEENKIVRGRPGSMLTTRVRGVLRNEQQRKYTEKNNIKKVILENNRQSVSKNNSTKGVEELEESIVIIDLENKSRGRPTNVMDIEEQKIRR; translated from the exons ATGGGATTTGTCTTTACGCGCgctggcgtattgtgtatacggcactcaagatcgacacgcagag gtaatgagtcaaacggtgccgtgattaggtcacctggtgattacaaatcacatatgaataaaaatggaatttacgggggagaagcagaattagctgcagctgcggacatttttaagatatgtttaatcatgtatcgcgaagaacaaattcatccacaccgaaTCGGATcccaaaatgaaacacaattgtcgctactcttcaccggcgacggagacagtggacactttgatgtcttgcagaaccaaaacaaaattcagata tcaaaaggacagccaggatttacaatgacaatggagaaaggagaagtttcaagcagcagacaaggcgatgaagatggtggatggtcggaagtatcacaaaagaaagaggaaaataaaatt gtaagaggacgaccaggatcgatgttgactACAAGAgtaagaggtgttttgcggaatgaacagcaacgcaaatatacagaaaaaaataatataaagaaggtgattttggagaataaccggcagagcgttagtaaaaataattcaacgaagggtgtcgaagaattagaagaatcgattgtgattattgatttggaaaataaatcaagaggacgaccaaccaatgtgaTGGACATAGAAGAGCAAAAAATTAGACGATga
- the LOC138190974 gene encoding uncharacterized protein isoform X1 codes for MGFVFTRAGVLCIRHSRSTRRGNESNGAVIRSPGDYKSHMNKNGIYGGEAELAAAADIFKICLIMYREEQIHPHRIGSQNETQLSLLFTGDGDSGHFDVLQNQNKIQISKGQPGFTMTMEKGEVSSSRQGDEDGGWSEVSQKKEENKIVSAKNQISHRIISIKYSYNQVRGRPGSMLTTRVRGVLRNEQQRKYTEKNNIKKVILENNRQSVSKNNSTKGVEELEESIVIIDLENKSRGRPTNVMDIEEQKIRR; via the exons ATGGGATTTGTCTTTACGCGCgctggcgtattgtgtatacggcactcaagatcgacacgcagag gtaatgagtcaaacggtgccgtgattaggtcacctggtgattacaaatcacatatgaataaaaatggaatttacgggggagaagcagaattagctgcagctgcggacatttttaagatatgtttaatcatgtatcgcgaagaacaaattcatccacaccgaaTCGGATcccaaaatgaaacacaattgtcgctactcttcaccggcgacggagacagtggacactttgatgtcttgcagaaccaaaacaaaattcagata tcaaaaggacagccaggatttacaatgacaatggagaaaggagaagtttcaagcagcagacaaggcgatgaagatggtggatggtcggaagtatcacaaaagaaagaggaaaataaaattgtaagtgcgaagaaccaaataagccatagaataatatccatcaaatattcgtataaccaggtaagaggacgaccaggatcgatgttgactACAAGAgtaagaggtgttttgcggaatgaacagcaacgcaaatatacagaaaaaaataatataaagaaggtgattttggagaataaccggcagagcgttagtaaaaataattcaacgaagggtgtcgaagaattagaagaatcgattgtgattattgatttggaaaataaatcaagaggacgaccaaccaatgtgaTGGACATAGAAGAGCAAAAAATTAGACGATga